A section of the Bacillus sp. HSf4 genome encodes:
- a CDS encoding NAD(P)H-dependent oxidoreductase — MKTLVIVTHPRIETSVVNRRWVKELQKYPEKYTVHELSTVYPDGNIDVKAEQTLVESHGNLVLQFPIHWFNCPPLLKKWLDDVLVYGWAYGSNGGNQLKNRKVALGVTAGIKKEDYRETGRYRYTLEQILVPFETTFLYCNADYRSFFAFYGKESNPGGNEEEEHAPGASELEKSAQDYLNFIDSL, encoded by the coding sequence TTGAAAACTCTTGTTATCGTTACACACCCAAGGATCGAAACATCAGTCGTTAATAGGCGTTGGGTAAAAGAACTCCAAAAGTATCCGGAAAAGTATACTGTCCACGAATTGTCCACGGTTTATCCTGATGGAAACATAGATGTAAAAGCAGAGCAAACATTGGTTGAATCCCATGGTAACCTTGTGCTTCAGTTCCCTATCCATTGGTTTAATTGTCCGCCTCTTCTTAAAAAATGGCTTGATGATGTTTTGGTTTATGGATGGGCTTACGGTTCAAATGGCGGGAATCAATTAAAGAATCGCAAAGTGGCTTTAGGTGTAACTGCCGGAATCAAAAAAGAAGATTATCGTGAAACCGGAAGATACCGATATACGCTCGAGCAAATATTAGTTCCGTTTGAAACGACATTTCTGTATTGCAATGCCGATTATCGCTCGTTCTTTGCGTTTTACGGCAAAGAAAGCAATCCCGGCGGAAACGAAGAAGAAGAACATGCACCTGGCGCAAGCGAATTGGAAAAAAGCGCACAAGATTATTTGAATTTTATTGACAGCCTGTAA
- a CDS encoding helix-turn-helix domain-containing protein produces MRSETGKTCVPTGVDLKDTGFGYTLSLISGKYKMIIIYWLSENKVMRHNELKRSIGTISFKTLSIMLRELEADGLIIRREFPQIPPKVEYSLSERGLSLVPLLNMMCEWGEKNK; encoded by the coding sequence ATGCGAAGTGAAACCGGAAAAACGTGTGTTCCGACTGGCGTTGACCTCAAGGACACGGGCTTTGGATATACGTTATCCTTAATAAGCGGCAAATATAAAATGATCATTATTTATTGGCTGTCTGAAAACAAGGTGATGCGGCATAATGAGCTGAAGCGAAGCATCGGTACCATTTCCTTTAAAACGCTCAGCATCATGTTAAGGGAGCTGGAGGCAGACGGCCTTATCATACGAAGAGAATTCCCTCAAATACCTCCAAAGGTTGAGTATTCATTATCTGAACGCGGTCTTTCTCTTGTTCCTTTGTTGAATATGATGTGCGAGTGGGGAGAGAAAAACAAATAG